In Acidimicrobiia bacterium, the sequence ATCCACGACGCCCGATCCACGGGTGCCGAGGTCATCGAGGTCGGAGCGGATGCGTTCACCAAGGTCAGCTATCGCGACCGTCCCGAAGGCCTGATTGCAGTGGCGCAGCAGTTCGAGACGGATCTCGGTTCATTGGAGTCGGCCCCGGACGCTCTCTATCTGATCGTCGAGTCAATCGAGAAGCCGGGCAACCTCGGCACCATGTTGCGTACTGCCGATGCCGCCGGCGTCACCGCCGTCATCGTCGCCGATCCGACGACCGACCCATTCAATCCCAACGTGGTCCGTGCCTCACTCGGATGCCTCTTCACCGTGCCGCTCGGAATCGCCGCCACCGGCGAAACGCTGCGATGGCTGGAGCAGTCGGGCATCCGCACGATCGCTACCACGCCCGATGCATCGACCTTGCTCTGGGAGGCCGACCTCACCGGTGCAGTGGCCATCGTTGTCGGGAGCGAACAGTACGGGTTGAGCGACGCATGGTTCGAGGCTGCCGGCGACCGAGTTCGCATTCCCATGAGCGGCGAAGCCGACAGCCTCAATGCGGCGATGGCAGCCGGAGTCGCGCTATTCGAGGCGGTCCGTCAGCGAAGCCGCTAACGGCCAGCCTGCCCTCGTCTTTCCACCCGCCACTACCCGTCCCCGGGTACTCATCGATGCAGCGCCGCCTACTCCTCGACCTCCTCGATAGCATCGGATCTATCGCACCAGCGACACACCACCTTGACGATCTTGCGCTCGATGATGTCCTCGTCTTCGACGGTCAGCTCTCCGCCCAGCGAATAATGATGAAACCGCCGACGGGTAAGCGAGTCGACGACGTCGAATCTCGTCTTGTTTCCACACGCCGCGCACCGGTATCGAACGATCTCAGTCATCAATCCGAGTGTACCGGTGGAACCCTTCACACCGACTATGCCTTACCCACCAATTCTTGACATCGAACATACGTTCGGAGTAGTTTCAGGCGTCAGCAAAGCACGAGGACGGCGACGGATGGCGCTGGCTATACAACGGACTTTCGACGAACTCGGCGCTCCCCTGTTCGAGGTCCCGTTCTGTGTTCTGGATCTCGAAACAACCGGTGGATCGGCCGCCGACTGTGAGATAACCGAGATCGGGGCAGTGATCTACCGGGGTGGCGAGCTCACCGGTACTTACCAAACGCTCGTCAACCCGGGCAGCGAGATCCCGCCGTTCATCACGATCCTCACCGGCATCACCCAGGCGATGGTGATCGAGGCGCCGCGGATCGAAGAGGCGCTGCCTTCGTTCCTGGAGTTCATCGGTGACGCCGTCATCGTCGGCCACAACGTCCGGTTCGACCTGAGCTTCCTCAATGCCGCCGCGCAGCGGCTGGGCTACGGAAGGCTGCCCAACCGCTCGGTCGACACCGCCGCGCTGGCCAGACGACTGGTGCGAAACGAAGTACGAAATCTCAAGTTACAGACCCTGGCCGCCCACTTCCGATCCCCCACCACGCCCAACCACCGGGCACTCGAGGATGCCAGGGCGACCGCCCATGTTCTTCATTCGCTGCTCGAACGGGCCGGCATACTCGGGGTCACGGCACTCGAGGACCTCCTTCAGCTACCGACGGCCCGCGGGTCTACCCACTACCGGAAGATCAGCCTCGCCGACGACCTCCCGCGCCGGCCGGGCGTCTACTTCTTCAAGGACCGCAACGGCGCTGTGTTCTACGTCGGAAAGGCCAAGAACCTCCGCACCCGGGTTCGGTCCTACTTCTACGGCGACACCCGCCGCACCGTTGCCAACATGCTGCGCGAGCTAGAGGAGGTCGACTACCTGGTTTGCGAGACCGAACTCGAAGCGGAAATCACCGAGTTGCGACTCATTCACGCCCACCGCCCCCGCTACAACCGCCGCTCCAAACCGCCCAAGTCATCACACTGGGTGAAACTGACCGACGAGCGATTCCCCCGTCTCTCGATCGTGCGGACGGTCAAGGAGAACGGCCTGCTGTACCTCGGCCCCTTCCGCAACCGCCGCAGTGCGGAGATGATCATCAATGCGCTCTGGGACGCAACGCAGATCCGACGTTGCGCAGGCAGACCGGGTAGTCGTCAGGGTCCGTGCGCTCCCGCCCAACTCGGGGTCGCCCTTTGCCCGTGCGACGGAACCCTCGATGAGAGCCGGTATAGCGAAGTGGTGGCGTTGCTGCTGGCCGGCGTGGACACCAATGCATCGCTCCTGCTCGGGCCACTCGAAGACCGGATGCTCGAACACTCGGCAGCAGCACGTTTCGAAGAAGCAGGCTGGCTCAGGGACCGCCATCGATCGCTCGCCAGAGCCATCAACCGCCGCCACGCCTGGCAAGCCCTGAGCGGTGGCGGAGTCATGATGATCGAGGATGCGCACGGAGATGGAGCAATGATCGAACAGGGCAGGCTGATCTCGGCCTGGTCGGCCGTGCAACGCCCGCTCGTTCCGACCCCGGCACTGCCGGACGCTCCCCCGCCGGAGGTACCCCCATCTGTGGCCGACGCCGAGGAGGCCCACCTCGTTTGGCAGTGGCTCCAGCGGGCGGGCGTGAAGCTGATCGATGCCACCGGAGCATTGTCGCTTCCCGTTCAGCGGGTCATCGAGATCTGAGGCTGTCGAACGCCGATCACTACTCGATCTCTACTATGCCCGTATGCGATTCACGGTACGCGCCGGCAAGGACCCGGTCATTCGAGCAGACGGAACCATTCTCGCCGCCATGGGAATGCCGGGTGGCGGCATCATCTCCATCGGCAAGACCCACGCGCTCGTCCGGGCCGGCGACGTGCCGGAGCCGACCGCGCTGCTGTTGGGACCGCGCATGCTCGACAACGCCGGGTTGTATCTCGGGCAGGGCATCGACGCCAAACGAATCATCCTCCCTACTGCCGCCCTGGTGGTGATCGAGGGTGCAGAGTTGCCCTTGGACGCTAAAGCCATGGCACGGGCACTCCAGGGAATCCCCGTTTCGATCGGCGATGTCGTCGGAGTCGACCCGGCCTACGCGGACGGCGCAGAAAACCACATCGAGGTCAGGGTGATCGCCGTCGAACCGGGCCAGGCCGTCATGGTGGGAGCAAACACGCGGATCGTTCCTGAACCTGAGGCAGCCCGTCGAGAGGAGTCTCCCGAGCGCGAAGTGACCGATCCGGAATTGGCGGACGTACCTCGAGTGCCGTCTACTGCAGAAGCTCTTTTGGCCGGCCTGACCAACGAACTGGACGTGCTCACGGGATGGTTCTCGCTGCTGACCGGTCATCGTGATCTTCCGGCCGCCTGGGGTCTGCCGGAGGTAGCCGGGGTCATCGTCGAAGGACCGACGGGGTGCGGCAAGGTCGAACTGGTCCACGCGGCAGCGGAGGCTGTGGACGCGCACGTACATGAGGTCAACGTCGACCTGGTGTTCAAGCCGCAGAAGTTGCTCGACCTTCTCGAAAAGGCCGTCAAGACCACTCCGGTGCCGGGCGTGGTCATGATCAACCGTCTCGAAGCCGTCACCGGGGAGGAAGGCCTTTCGGCCTTCAAGACCCAGGTGGGCGCGATCCTTCGCTGGTTTCTCGACGCGGTGTCGGAGCGGAGGGGCCTGGCGGCCGTACTCGGCGTCAGCTCGCTCCGTCACCTCGACGACACGATCACCAAATCGCCGCTTCTCCCCCGCACACTGTCCATCCCGCCCCCCAACCTGGAGCGCCGCAAGGCGCTATACGAAGCGGCACTGGCGAAGGTGCCTACCGCCGACGTCGACTATGCGCAGC encodes:
- a CDS encoding RNA methyltransferase, yielding MVAELITSLQNPRIKSLVRLRNRRERDRTQRFLIEGYRELRRAVDRRVSVEALFVCEELFLGSNEPQLIHDARSTGAEVIEVGADAFTKVSYRDRPEGLIAVAQQFETDLGSLESAPDALYLIVESIEKPGNLGTMLRTADAAGVTAVIVADPTTDPFNPNVVRASLGCLFTVPLGIAATGETLRWLEQSGIRTIATTPDASTLLWEADLTGAVAIVVGSEQYGLSDAWFEAAGDRVRIPMSGEADSLNAAMAAGVALFEAVRQRSR
- a CDS encoding DEDD exonuclease domain-containing protein; this translates as MALAIQRTFDELGAPLFEVPFCVLDLETTGGSAADCEITEIGAVIYRGGELTGTYQTLVNPGSEIPPFITILTGITQAMVIEAPRIEEALPSFLEFIGDAVIVGHNVRFDLSFLNAAAQRLGYGRLPNRSVDTAALARRLVRNEVRNLKLQTLAAHFRSPTTPNHRALEDARATAHVLHSLLERAGILGVTALEDLLQLPTARGSTHYRKISLADDLPRRPGVYFFKDRNGAVFYVGKAKNLRTRVRSYFYGDTRRTVANMLRELEEVDYLVCETELEAEITELRLIHAHRPRYNRRSKPPKSSHWVKLTDERFPRLSIVRTVKENGLLYLGPFRNRRSAEMIINALWDATQIRRCAGRPGSRQGPCAPAQLGVALCPCDGTLDESRYSEVVALLLAGVDTNASLLLGPLEDRMLEHSAAARFEEAGWLRDRHRSLARAINRRHAWQALSGGGVMMIEDAHGDGAMIEQGRLISAWSAVQRPLVPTPALPDAPPPEVPPSVADAEEAHLVWQWLQRAGVKLIDATGALSLPVQRVIEI
- a CDS encoding ATP-binding protein, which codes for MRFTVRAGKDPVIRADGTILAAMGMPGGGIISIGKTHALVRAGDVPEPTALLLGPRMLDNAGLYLGQGIDAKRIILPTAALVVIEGAELPLDAKAMARALQGIPVSIGDVVGVDPAYADGAENHIEVRVIAVEPGQAVMVGANTRIVPEPEAARREESPEREVTDPELADVPRVPSTAEALLAGLTNELDVLTGWFSLLTGHRDLPAAWGLPEVAGVIVEGPTGCGKVELVHAAAEAVDAHVHEVNVDLVFKPQKLLDLLEKAVKTTPVPGVVMINRLEAVTGEEGLSAFKTQVGAILRWFLDAVSERRGLAAVLGVSSLRHLDDTITKSPLLPRTLSIPPPNLERRKALYEAALAKVPTADVDYAQLAARSAGFSGADILAAVVHASAMVARNAGDVTTELMTIAIEATTPSLGTVSMGEIPSYGFERVAGLEDVKQRLTEAVIWPMTQPERFASMGIDPPRGILLYGPPGTGKTFVIRALAHESGAAFFPIKGAELLDKFVGESERGVREVFSRARAVAPSILFFDEIDALAPVRGSSTTSVTDSVVAALLTEMDGIGERGDVVVIGATNRKDLVDPALLRSGRFETHIELGLPDVEGRRALIAITDVPFSPEVDLDELARKTEGLSFADLTGLFREAALMVLRKNKTELAVGWEELDAALLRFQQRQNS